The Haloplanus natans DSM 17983 genome has a segment encoding these proteins:
- a CDS encoding ISH3 family transposase — protein sequence MLELPGPDGVLSAADVKDVAADVIGQLPLQGIEGSPLDSGDIWPVVTMASVNQSSVWDVTSQTDDTPCDDTVMDWLHTLQREKLEMAANILFRHLALTILDPDRSRIVSIDFVDNPYHGSPDEEDGELCTTNPKDGTTTCHRYCTAYLVSNGKPVTLALTYVRSDEKEADAVKRVLDRVAAYPFEIDLLLADRGFYNERVIRHARDLATTVIPVKEKGERMKDKLATHCSYMTTYRMYKGRERELRFPLAVSVSYQNGDRDKHGEVVRGYVACDLADRTPTQVERRYRKRSAIETSYRLSRQARATTTTQDPIVRFGFVIVSFLLENLWLVLRWAVVARPRQGGRDLPEQFTFTTFCDWIRHELEAELERRWEIEMNGVGVPDAYAPAAG from the coding sequence GCTCCCTGGACCGGACGGTGTCCTTTCGGCAGCAGATGTCAAAGATGTAGCGGCCGACGTAATTGGTCAGCTTCCACTCCAAGGAATCGAGGGCTCGCCCCTCGATTCCGGTGATATCTGGCCTGTCGTCACCATGGCCAGCGTCAACCAATCGTCCGTTTGGGATGTGACCTCCCAAACGGACGATACTCCTTGCGACGATACTGTCATGGACTGGCTTCACACGCTTCAACGTGAGAAGCTCGAAATGGCGGCAAACATCCTGTTTCGACATCTCGCCCTGACGATTCTCGACCCTGACCGGTCGAGAATCGTCTCCATCGACTTCGTCGATAACCCATATCATGGCTCTCCTGACGAGGAAGACGGCGAACTCTGTACAACGAATCCCAAAGATGGAACGACAACATGCCACCGCTATTGTACCGCTTACCTCGTCTCGAACGGAAAGCCAGTGACGCTGGCGCTGACCTACGTCCGCAGCGACGAGAAGGAGGCCGACGCGGTCAAGCGTGTCCTCGACCGCGTCGCCGCCTATCCCTTCGAGATAGATCTCCTACTTGCTGACCGTGGCTTCTACAATGAACGGGTGATTCGTCACGCACGCGACCTAGCGACGACGGTGATCCCTGTCAAAGAGAAGGGTGAGCGCATGAAGGACAAACTCGCCACGCACTGCTCGTACATGACGACCTATCGCATGTACAAGGGACGCGAGCGGGAACTGCGCTTCCCGCTCGCTGTCTCTGTCTCATACCAGAACGGTGACCGAGACAAACATGGCGAGGTCGTTCGAGGATATGTGGCGTGCGATCTGGCCGATCGCACGCCCACGCAGGTCGAACGACGCTACCGGAAACGCTCGGCGATAGAAACCAGCTATCGGCTGTCTCGCCAAGCGCGAGCAACAACAACGACACAAGACCCAATCGTCCGGTTTGGGTTCGTGATCGTAAGCTTCCTGCTAGAGAACCTATGGCTCGTGCTACGATGGGCGGTCGTCGCCCGCCCGCGGCAGGGCGGGCGCGACCTGCCCGAGCAGTTCACGTTCACGACGTTCTGTGACTGGATTCGCCACGAGCTGGAAGCGGAGTTAGAGCGGCGGTGGGAGATTGAGATGAACGGTGTGGGCGTCCCCGACGCATACGCCCCGGCCGCGGGCTGA
- a CDS encoding ATP-binding protein, which yields MSILEIAISVAGFLGLFAVVEYATYRIMEREHEKRGIYRLFFMLGWTTLALLHMWVVAPLLNLPPTAVVGLGLGILAIHIGGDLRIPVLKTIGVIGLYPFALVYQFFVILLLIAEGITFVATLITIPQLNFLSGIGPSDPQIQAALGLGIAASLVAVLYYDPQGENGYYYAAGRHLPSPSIDSEGIKEMVQENQRSTSNSSEQGVDTYTSKGDSPGDHHSETSRAPAMPPDNQEFEYNWTRSDISFDDVAGYYEVKERLAEEVLQPVHAAARGDDRYDRFGIEPSRGILFYGPPGTGKTMFARALAGELDIPFVELGPADVTSKWINEGPQRIRQLFEEADSIGPCVIFLDEAEHLFGGRDVGAGGAHAEDRKITSELLVHLTDDNRTAIVVGATNRPEDIDPAILRPGRLATHVEIGLPGEESRHAILQSKLRGVPHDLTGDQLAQLASHTAGLSGADIEELVTEAKRRAARRDARTVSVEDFPTPEELDAMAEDIRPGPTTGVNRSDEDESFSENVFDDDSTVGFQ from the coding sequence ATGAGTATTCTCGAAATTGCTATCAGCGTCGCCGGGTTTCTCGGTCTCTTCGCGGTCGTCGAGTACGCGACCTACCGTATCATGGAGCGGGAACACGAAAAGCGTGGTATCTACCGACTGTTCTTCATGCTCGGTTGGACGACATTAGCCCTCCTCCACATGTGGGTAGTCGCACCCCTGCTGAATTTACCGCCGACTGCAGTCGTTGGACTAGGCCTTGGAATTCTAGCGATACATATCGGAGGCGATTTGCGAATCCCTGTTCTGAAAACCATCGGCGTGATCGGTCTATATCCATTCGCGTTGGTCTACCAATTCTTTGTTATACTGTTGTTGATCGCTGAGGGAATCACATTTGTCGCCACCCTCATCACGATCCCACAACTGAACTTCCTCTCAGGGATTGGTCCGAGTGATCCACAAATACAAGCAGCACTCGGACTGGGGATTGCTGCCTCTCTCGTCGCCGTGCTCTACTATGATCCTCAGGGTGAGAACGGTTACTACTACGCCGCTGGACGTCACCTACCCAGTCCGTCCATAGATTCTGAAGGAATCAAGGAGATGGTACAAGAGAATCAACGTAGCACGAGCAATTCGTCTGAACAAGGAGTGGATACGTATACATCAAAAGGCGATTCCCCTGGTGATCACCATTCAGAAACCTCACGAGCACCGGCAATGCCACCCGATAATCAAGAATTCGAATACAACTGGACTCGCTCGGACATCAGCTTCGACGACGTCGCTGGGTACTACGAGGTGAAGGAACGACTCGCTGAAGAGGTCCTCCAGCCGGTCCATGCAGCGGCACGCGGTGACGACCGATACGATCGGTTCGGGATCGAGCCGTCGCGAGGAATTCTCTTCTACGGACCTCCAGGAACGGGTAAAACCATGTTCGCCCGGGCCCTTGCTGGCGAACTCGATATCCCATTCGTCGAGCTAGGGCCGGCAGACGTGACCAGTAAGTGGATTAACGAGGGACCTCAGCGGATTCGCCAACTCTTCGAAGAAGCCGACTCAATCGGTCCCTGCGTGATCTTTCTCGACGAGGCCGAACACCTCTTTGGTGGTCGCGATGTCGGCGCCGGGGGAGCGCACGCTGAAGACAGAAAGATCACTAGCGAGCTGCTCGTTCATCTCACCGACGACAATCGAACGGCCATCGTCGTCGGCGCAACCAATCGGCCCGAAGACATCGATCCCGCAATTCTTCGCCCTGGTCGACTCGCGACACACGTCGAGATCGGTCTTCCGGGAGAGGAAAGCAGGCACGCGATTCTCCAGTCGAAATTGCGGGGGGTTCCGCATGATCTCACCGGTGACCAGTTGGCACAACTCGCGAGTCACACAGCCGGCCTCAGCGGTGCCGACATCGAGGAACTCGTCACAGAGGCCAAGCGCCGAGCTGCACGACGTGATGCGCGAACAGTCTCGGTTGAGGACTTCCCTACTCCCGAAGAACTCGATGCGATGGCGGAAGATATTCGCCCTGGACCGACCACTGGCGTCAATCGCTCGGATGAGGACGAATCCTTCTCGGAGAACGTATTCGACGACGACTCTACAGTCGGATTCCAGTAG
- a CDS encoding helix-turn-helix domain-containing protein, producing MSTPDEATSDLDTVRERLNVVTQETRFSLIQDILGHPSGLPTLKELDYVNPSRSQTTIRQHLQRLVDAGIVEKVELPEDRRQNDLPYTFYGLSDDGRRFLEDHKLLRAEETLREIYDRVEKTDEIERYETAPRPDR from the coding sequence ATGAGCACCCCCGACGAGGCTACGAGCGACCTCGACACGGTTCGCGAGCGACTCAATGTCGTCACCCAGGAGACCCGGTTCTCTCTCATCCAGGACATCCTCGGGCATCCGTCGGGGCTGCCGACGCTGAAGGAACTGGACTACGTCAACCCGAGCCGGAGTCAGACGACGATCCGCCAACATCTGCAGCGCCTCGTCGACGCGGGCATCGTCGAAAAAGTCGAACTCCCCGAGGATCGGCGACAGAACGATCTGCCGTACACGTTCTACGGACTCAGCGATGATGGACGTCGATTCCTCGAGGATCACAAGCTGCTGCGTGCCGAGGAGACCCTCCGGGAGATCTACGACCGAGTCGAGAAGACCGACGAAATCGAGCGCTACGAGACCGCGCCGCGTCCTGATCGGTGA